A portion of the Burkholderia pseudomultivorans genome contains these proteins:
- the ahcY gene encoding adenosylhomocysteinase: MNAIIDSKASQDYVVADMALAGWGRKELNIAETEMPGLVQIRDEYKAQQPLKGARIAGSLHMTIQTGVLIETLKALGADVRWASCNIFSTQDHAAAAIVEAGTPVFAFKGESLDEYWEFSHRIFEWPNGEFANMILDDGGDATLLLILGSKAEKDRSVIAKPTNEEEVALYKSIAKHLDADPTWYSTRLAHIKGVTEETTTGVHRLYQMEKDGRLPFPAFNVNDSVTKSKFDNLYGCRESLVDGIKRATDVMIAGKVAVVAGYGDVGKGCAQSLRGLGATVWVTEIDPICALQAAMEGYRVVTMEYAADKADIFVTATGNYHVINHDHMKAMRHNAIVCNIGHFDSEIDVASTRQYQWENIKPQVDHIIFPDGKRIILLAEGRLVNLGCATGHPSFVMSNSFANQTLAQIELFTRGGEYENKVYVLPKHLDEKVARLHLARIGANLSELSDEQAAYIGVSKEGPFKPNHYRY; encoded by the coding sequence ATGAACGCCATTATCGATTCGAAAGCTTCCCAGGATTACGTCGTCGCCGACATGGCGCTTGCCGGCTGGGGCCGCAAGGAACTGAACATCGCCGAGACCGAAATGCCGGGCCTCGTGCAGATCCGCGACGAATACAAGGCGCAGCAGCCGCTGAAGGGCGCGCGCATCGCCGGTTCGCTGCACATGACGATCCAGACGGGCGTGCTGATCGAGACGCTGAAGGCGCTCGGCGCCGACGTGCGCTGGGCCTCGTGCAACATCTTCTCGACGCAGGACCACGCCGCCGCCGCGATCGTCGAGGCCGGCACGCCGGTGTTCGCGTTCAAGGGCGAATCGCTCGACGAATACTGGGAGTTCTCGCACCGCATCTTCGAATGGCCGAACGGCGAATTCGCCAACATGATCCTCGACGACGGCGGCGATGCGACGCTGCTGCTGATCCTCGGCTCGAAGGCCGAGAAGGATCGCTCGGTGATCGCGAAGCCGACCAACGAGGAAGAAGTCGCGCTGTACAAGTCGATCGCCAAGCACCTCGACGCCGACCCGACCTGGTACTCGACGCGCCTCGCGCACATCAAGGGCGTGACCGAGGAAACCACCACCGGCGTGCACCGCCTGTACCAGATGGAAAAGGACGGCCGCCTGCCGTTCCCGGCGTTCAACGTGAACGATTCGGTCACCAAGTCGAAGTTCGACAACCTGTACGGCTGCCGCGAGTCGCTGGTCGACGGCATCAAGCGCGCGACCGACGTGATGATCGCGGGCAAGGTCGCGGTCGTCGCGGGCTACGGCGACGTGGGCAAGGGCTGCGCGCAGTCGCTGCGCGGCCTCGGCGCGACCGTGTGGGTCACCGAAATCGATCCGATCTGCGCGCTGCAGGCGGCGATGGAAGGCTACCGCGTCGTGACGATGGAATACGCGGCCGACAAGGCCGACATCTTCGTGACGGCGACCGGCAACTACCACGTGATCAACCACGATCACATGAAGGCGATGCGCCATAACGCGATCGTCTGCAACATCGGCCACTTCGACTCGGAAATCGACGTCGCGTCGACGCGCCAGTACCAGTGGGAAAACATCAAGCCGCAGGTCGACCACATCATCTTCCCGGACGGCAAGCGCATCATCCTGCTGGCCGAAGGCCGCCTCGTGAACCTCGGCTGCGCGACCGGCCACCCGTCGTTCGTGATGTCGAACTCGTTCGCGAACCAGACGCTCGCGCAGATCGAGCTGTTCACGCGCGGCGGCGAGTACGAGAACAAGGTTTACGTGCTGCCGAAGCATCTCGACGAGAAGGTCGCGCGCCTGCACCTCGCGCGCATCGGCGCGAACCTGTCGGAGCTGTCGGACGAACAGGCCGCGTACATCGGCGTGTCGAAGGAAGGCCCGTTCAAGCCGAACCACTACCGCTACTGA
- a CDS encoding phage holin family protein yields MSLILTWVINALALLIITYLVPSIHIKSFGTALIIAVVLGLINTVIRPVLILLTLPVTIVTLGLFILVVNALCFWFASSLLKGFEVSGFWSAFFGSILYSIVSWLLSALIFGQRNIG; encoded by the coding sequence ATGAGCCTTATCCTCACCTGGGTCATCAATGCCCTCGCGCTGCTGATCATCACGTACCTCGTGCCGTCGATCCACATCAAGAGCTTCGGCACCGCGCTGATCATCGCGGTCGTGCTCGGCCTGATCAACACGGTGATCCGTCCGGTGCTGATCCTGCTGACGCTGCCCGTCACGATCGTCACGCTCGGGCTGTTCATCCTCGTCGTGAACGCGCTGTGCTTCTGGTTCGCGTCGTCGCTGCTGAAGGGCTTCGAGGTGTCGGGATTCTGGTCCGCGTTCTTCGGTTCGATCCTGTACAGCATCGTGTCGTGGCTGCTGTCCGCACTCATTTTCGGCCAGCGCAACATCGGCTGA
- the metF gene encoding methylenetetrahydrofolate reductase [NAD(P)H], translating to MKPIELSFEFFPPKTADGVEKLRATRAQLLPLKPKFVSVTFGAGGSTQQGTLDTVLDMQKDGLEAAPHLSCIGSSRDSLRAILDQYRSYGIRHIVALRGDLPSGMGAVGELRYASELVSFIRAEHGDWFHIEVAGYPEYHPQARSPKADLENFARKVKAGANSAITQYFFNADAYFRFVDDVRKLGVDVPIVPGIMPITNFSQLMRFSEMCGAEVPRWVARRLESFGDDRESIRAFGADVVTGLCQRLIDAGVPGLHFYTLNAAAATRTICERLDT from the coding sequence ATGAAACCGATCGAACTCTCGTTTGAATTCTTTCCGCCGAAGACGGCGGACGGCGTCGAGAAGCTGCGCGCAACCCGCGCGCAGCTGCTGCCGCTGAAGCCGAAATTCGTCTCCGTGACGTTCGGCGCCGGCGGCTCGACGCAGCAGGGCACGCTCGATACCGTGCTCGACATGCAGAAGGACGGCCTCGAGGCCGCGCCGCACCTGTCGTGCATCGGCTCGTCGCGCGACAGCCTGCGCGCGATCCTCGACCAGTACCGCTCGTACGGCATCCGCCACATCGTCGCGCTGCGCGGCGACCTGCCGTCCGGAATGGGCGCGGTCGGCGAGCTGCGCTATGCGTCGGAGCTCGTCAGCTTCATCCGCGCGGAGCACGGCGACTGGTTCCACATCGAAGTCGCCGGCTATCCGGAATACCATCCGCAGGCGCGCTCGCCGAAGGCCGATCTCGAGAACTTCGCGCGCAAGGTGAAGGCCGGCGCGAATTCCGCGATCACGCAGTACTTCTTCAACGCCGACGCGTATTTCCGCTTCGTCGACGACGTGCGCAAGCTCGGCGTGGACGTGCCGATCGTGCCGGGTATCATGCCGATCACGAACTTCTCGCAGCTGATGCGCTTCTCGGAGATGTGCGGCGCCGAAGTGCCGCGCTGGGTCGCGCGCCGGCTCGAGAGCTTCGGCGACGATCGCGAGTCGATCCGCGCGTTCGGCGCGGATGTCGTGACCGGCCTGTGCCAGCGCCTGATCGACGCGGGCGTGCCGGGGCTGCACTTCTACACGCTGAACGCGGCGGCCGCGACCAGGACGATCTGCGAACGGCTCGACACGTAA
- a CDS encoding amidase: MHPDYLAHDAIGLAALVRERKVSPLELLDAAIGRAEAVNGAINAIVLQDYDAARARAAATTALDAPFAGVPYLVKDLGAAVAGLPLSMGSRHYRYFVPGDDSPVIARSRAAGLNVFGKTNTSEIGQMPYTEPELFGACRNPWNLDHTPGGSSGGAAAAVAAGVVPLAHASDGGGSIRIPASCCALFGLKPSRNPALVDLPTHGELAVQHALSRSVRDSALLLDVTTGQTLPPGAPGTFLGALDTPPGPLRIGLVVDPMLAPALDADTRAALDDAAALVESLGHHVEPATLPIDYARAAETFLTLWATIAEEMVLGARSLTGRTPRRGEFEAATWAMAAVGRHLARARLPDVLEWQRQLTVQVAGVVSRYDAVLCASLAGPPVKIGELQPTPLEAAQMRLVATLPARPLLRELLAKASQKAFAWAGCTELFNLTGQPAMSVPLYWNARGLPIGVQFAARHGDDALLLRLARQLEQARPWFERRPPLMQAQR, from the coding sequence ATGCACCCGGACTATCTCGCGCATGACGCGATCGGCCTCGCCGCGCTCGTGCGCGAACGCAAGGTCAGCCCGCTCGAACTGCTCGACGCCGCGATCGGGCGGGCCGAGGCCGTCAACGGCGCGATCAACGCGATCGTGCTGCAGGATTACGACGCCGCGCGCGCCCGCGCCGCGGCGACGACGGCGCTCGATGCGCCGTTCGCGGGCGTTCCCTATCTCGTCAAGGATCTCGGCGCGGCCGTCGCCGGGCTGCCGCTGTCGATGGGCAGCCGGCACTACCGCTATTTCGTGCCGGGCGACGATTCGCCGGTGATCGCGCGCAGCCGCGCGGCGGGGCTCAACGTGTTCGGCAAGACCAACACGTCGGAGATCGGCCAGATGCCGTACACCGAGCCCGAGCTGTTCGGCGCGTGCCGCAACCCCTGGAACCTCGACCATACGCCCGGCGGTTCGAGCGGCGGCGCGGCGGCGGCCGTCGCGGCCGGCGTCGTGCCGCTCGCGCACGCGTCGGACGGCGGCGGCTCGATCCGCATTCCCGCGTCGTGCTGCGCGCTGTTCGGCCTCAAGCCGAGCCGCAACCCGGCGCTCGTCGACTTGCCGACCCACGGCGAACTGGCGGTCCAGCACGCGCTGTCGCGCAGCGTGCGCGACAGCGCGCTGCTGCTCGACGTGACGACCGGCCAGACGCTGCCGCCCGGCGCGCCCGGCACGTTCCTCGGCGCGCTCGATACACCGCCGGGCCCGCTGCGGATCGGCCTCGTCGTCGATCCGATGCTCGCGCCGGCGCTCGACGCCGACACGCGCGCGGCGCTCGACGACGCCGCCGCGCTCGTCGAATCGCTCGGCCATCATGTCGAGCCGGCGACGCTGCCGATCGACTACGCGCGCGCGGCCGAAACCTTCCTCACGCTGTGGGCGACGATCGCCGAGGAGATGGTGCTCGGCGCGCGTTCGCTGACGGGCCGCACGCCGCGGCGCGGCGAGTTCGAGGCCGCGACCTGGGCGATGGCCGCGGTCGGCCGGCACCTCGCCCGCGCGCGCCTGCCGGACGTGCTCGAATGGCAGCGCCAGCTCACCGTGCAGGTCGCGGGCGTCGTGTCGCGCTACGACGCGGTCCTGTGCGCATCGCTCGCGGGCCCGCCGGTGAAGATCGGCGAGCTGCAGCCGACGCCGCTCGAAGCCGCGCAGATGCGGCTGGTCGCGACGCTGCCGGCCAGGCCGCTGCTCAGGGAGCTGCTCGCGAAGGCGTCGCAGAAGGCGTTCGCATGGGCCGGCTGCACCGAGCTGTTCAACCTGACGGGACAGCCCGCGATGTCGGTGCCGCTCTACTGGAACGCGCGCGGGCTGCCGATCGGCGTGCAGTTCGCCGCGCGCCACGGCGACGACGCGCTGCTGCTGCGGCTCGCGCGGCAGCTCGAGCAGGCGCGGCCGTGGTTCGAGCGCCGCCCGCCGCTGATGCAGGCGCAGCGCTGA
- a CDS encoding dienelactone hydrolase family protein translates to MTAQWIDIPTGNDSFGGYLALPKRGKGPAVIIIQEIFGVNSHIRAVADQYASDGYVALAPDVFWRTQPRVELTYDGADRDKGIELMKKTDIGLAVADIGAAADALRARPEVAGKVAAIGYCFGGQLAYRAAAAGKLDAAVAYYGGGIQNALDLAGKVTQPILFHYAENDHGIPLDAVEQVKAAFAGRDNAAFHVYPGAEHGFNCTDRASYNQRASALAHGRTLTFLAEHL, encoded by the coding sequence GTGACTGCCCAATGGATCGACATTCCGACCGGTAACGACAGCTTCGGCGGCTACCTCGCGCTGCCCAAGCGCGGCAAGGGCCCTGCCGTCATCATCATCCAGGAGATCTTCGGCGTGAACTCGCACATCCGTGCGGTCGCCGACCAATACGCGTCCGACGGCTACGTCGCGCTCGCGCCCGACGTGTTCTGGCGCACGCAGCCGCGCGTCGAGCTGACCTACGACGGCGCGGATCGCGACAAGGGCATCGAGCTGATGAAGAAGACCGACATCGGCCTCGCGGTCGCGGACATCGGCGCGGCAGCCGACGCGCTGCGCGCACGCCCCGAGGTGGCCGGCAAGGTTGCGGCGATCGGCTACTGCTTCGGCGGCCAGCTCGCGTATCGCGCGGCAGCAGCCGGCAAGCTCGACGCGGCGGTCGCGTACTACGGCGGCGGCATCCAGAACGCGCTCGACCTCGCAGGCAAGGTCACGCAGCCGATCCTGTTCCACTACGCGGAAAACGACCACGGGATCCCGCTCGACGCCGTCGAGCAGGTGAAGGCCGCGTTCGCCGGCCGCGACAACGCCGCGTTCCACGTCTATCCGGGCGCCGAGCACGGCTTCAACTGCACCGACCGCGCGTCGTACAACCAGCGCGCGTCGGCGCTCGCGCACGGCCGCACGCTGACGTTCCTCGCCGAGCATCTGTAA
- a CDS encoding NAD(P)H-dependent flavin oxidoreductase, translated as MSARLPSTPFAERFGLRVPLVQAPMVGATTAAMVAAASNAGALGSLGAAAYEPDRLATEVAAIRAATDRPFAINLFVLPDTTPDAATVARALAAIDPLNATLGLPPGVAPARFAPDFRAQLDALVSLRVPVASFTFGVLDAADVARLKAAGTYVIGTATHVAEGLAWQAAGADALCAQGAEAGGHRGTFIGAADDALIGTLALVPQLVDATDLPVLAAGGIMDGRGIAAALALGAQAAQLGTAFLTCAESAIAADWKARLLACTDTSTQVTRAISGRHARGLRNTLMARLGERLDEVAPYPVQNALTQPLRQAAARANDGDYLSLWAGQGAPLARRRGDALTTAQLVDALDAEWRATAA; from the coding sequence ATGTCCGCCCGTCTCCCTTCTACTCCGTTCGCCGAACGTTTCGGCTTGCGCGTGCCGCTCGTGCAGGCGCCGATGGTCGGCGCGACCACGGCCGCGATGGTCGCCGCCGCGTCAAACGCCGGCGCGCTCGGCAGCCTCGGCGCCGCCGCGTACGAGCCCGACCGCCTCGCGACCGAAGTCGCCGCGATCCGCGCGGCAACCGACCGCCCGTTCGCGATCAACCTGTTCGTGCTGCCCGACACGACGCCCGATGCGGCGACCGTGGCGCGCGCGCTCGCGGCGATCGACCCGCTGAATGCGACGCTCGGGCTGCCGCCCGGTGTCGCGCCCGCGCGGTTTGCGCCCGACTTCCGCGCGCAGCTCGACGCGCTCGTGTCGCTGCGCGTGCCGGTCGCGAGCTTCACGTTCGGCGTGCTCGACGCAGCCGACGTCGCGCGCCTGAAGGCCGCCGGCACCTATGTGATCGGCACCGCGACGCATGTCGCCGAAGGGCTCGCGTGGCAGGCGGCCGGCGCCGACGCGCTCTGTGCGCAGGGCGCGGAAGCGGGCGGCCATCGCGGCACCTTCATCGGCGCGGCCGACGATGCGCTGATCGGCACGCTCGCGCTGGTGCCGCAGCTCGTCGACGCGACCGACCTGCCGGTGCTCGCCGCGGGCGGCATCATGGACGGCCGCGGCATCGCGGCCGCGCTCGCGCTCGGCGCGCAGGCCGCGCAGCTCGGCACCGCGTTCCTGACCTGCGCGGAAAGCGCGATCGCGGCCGACTGGAAGGCGCGGCTGCTCGCGTGCACCGACACGTCGACGCAGGTCACGCGCGCGATCAGCGGGCGTCATGCGCGCGGCCTGCGCAACACGCTGATGGCGCGCCTCGGCGAGCGCCTGGACGAGGTCGCGCCGTATCCGGTGCAGAACGCGCTGACGCAGCCGCTGCGCCAGGCCGCCGCGCGCGCGAACGACGGCGACTACCTGTCGCTGTGGGCCGGGCAGGGCGCGCCGCTCGCGCGGCGGCGCGGCGATGCGCTGACGACCGCGCAGCTGGTCGACGCGCTCGACGCCGAATGGCGCGCGACGGCGGCCTGA
- a CDS encoding branched-chain amino acid ABC transporter substrate-binding protein, whose protein sequence is MNIKMQKLLPITAAAMLCAAAAGNVFADQVVKIGHVAPLTGGIAHLGKDNENGARLAVEEINAKGLTIGGQKITLQLDPQDDAADPRQATQVAQKLVDDKVVAVVGHLNSGTSIPASKIYSDAGIVQISPSATNPAYTQQGFKTTYRVVATDAQQGPALANYAHSKGIKSVAVVDDSTAYGQGLANEFEKKAKALGLKVMSHDATNDKAVDFRAILTKIKGENPDAIMYGGMDATGGPFAKQAKQLGLRAKIFAGDGVCTEKLADLAGDATDNVVCSEAGASLEKMPGGGAFKAKYEKRFGQPIQIYAPFTYDAVYIIVDAMKRANSTDPAKILAAMPATNYTGVIGTTTFDSKGDLQHGVISLYNYKGGKKTLLDEVKM, encoded by the coding sequence ATGAATATCAAGATGCAAAAGCTGTTGCCGATCACTGCTGCGGCGATGCTGTGCGCCGCAGCTGCAGGCAACGTGTTCGCCGATCAGGTCGTGAAGATCGGCCACGTCGCTCCGCTGACGGGCGGCATTGCACACCTGGGCAAGGACAACGAAAACGGTGCACGTCTCGCAGTCGAGGAGATCAATGCCAAGGGCCTGACGATCGGCGGGCAGAAGATCACGCTGCAACTGGATCCGCAGGACGACGCGGCCGACCCGCGCCAGGCCACGCAGGTTGCGCAGAAGCTGGTCGACGACAAGGTCGTCGCGGTGGTCGGCCACCTGAACTCGGGCACGTCGATCCCGGCCTCGAAGATCTACAGCGATGCGGGCATCGTGCAGATCTCGCCGTCGGCGACCAACCCGGCCTACACGCAGCAAGGCTTCAAGACGACCTACCGCGTCGTCGCGACCGACGCGCAGCAGGGTCCGGCACTCGCGAACTACGCGCATTCGAAGGGCATCAAGAGCGTCGCGGTGGTCGACGATTCGACCGCATACGGCCAGGGCCTCGCGAACGAGTTCGAGAAGAAGGCGAAGGCGCTCGGTCTGAAGGTGATGTCGCACGATGCGACCAACGACAAGGCGGTCGACTTCCGCGCGATCCTGACCAAGATCAAGGGCGAGAATCCGGACGCGATCATGTACGGCGGCATGGACGCGACCGGCGGCCCGTTCGCGAAACAGGCGAAGCAGCTCGGCCTGCGCGCGAAGATCTTCGCGGGCGACGGCGTGTGCACGGAAAAGCTGGCCGACCTGGCCGGCGACGCGACCGACAACGTCGTGTGCTCGGAAGCCGGTGCATCGCTCGAGAAGATGCCGGGCGGCGGCGCGTTCAAGGCCAAGTACGAGAAGCGTTTCGGCCAGCCGATCCAGATCTATGCGCCGTTCACGTATGACGCCGTGTACATTATCGTCGACGCGATGAAGCGTGCGAACTCGACCGATCCGGCGAAGATCCTCGCCGCGATGCCGGCGACGAACTACACGGGCGTGATCGGCACGACGACCTTCGACTCGAAGGGCGATCTGCAGCACGGCGTGATTTCGCTGTACAACTACAAGGGCGGCAAGAAGACGCTGCTCGACGAAGTGAAGATGTAA
- a CDS encoding MFS transporter, with the protein MSNSSSDLAAAPDAHRRLSLPVRQRARTATMALFFVAGMMYASWGVHVPTVRDKFALSPGLLSIALFAVAGGSIAAMLTIARWIARVGSRTACLAGGLVMAACAALILVVPDYWMLLAVLALFGFSMATLDVAMNAEASAVELALGRPIMSSLHGMFSIGGMSGAAAGGALLSAGMAPAAHLALAAAVSAAVLVAASPAVLPHVPHHEHAHGSGNRWRSPALWMLGGIALVALIAEGAMYDWATVYMRDVVAASPAAASAAYAAFSGGMAVARFAGDAVRARFGAPQLVFASASLACAGMVGALLMPQPAVVLTGFTLMGIGLANMMPVLFAAAARVKGIHAAEGLAHVAGLAYFGLLFGPVVIGAVAQAANLTLGLSVVALCAALVAAVAPRVLAHLKI; encoded by the coding sequence GTGTCCAACTCCTCTTCCGATCTCGCCGCTGCGCCCGACGCGCATCGCCGGCTGTCCCTGCCGGTCCGCCAGCGCGCGCGCACTGCCACGATGGCGCTGTTCTTCGTCGCCGGCATGATGTACGCGTCGTGGGGCGTGCACGTGCCGACCGTGCGCGACAAGTTCGCGCTGAGCCCGGGGCTGCTGTCGATCGCGCTGTTCGCGGTCGCGGGCGGCTCGATCGCCGCGATGCTGACGATCGCGCGCTGGATCGCGCGCGTCGGCTCGCGCACCGCGTGCCTCGCCGGCGGCCTCGTGATGGCCGCATGCGCGGCGCTGATCCTCGTCGTGCCCGACTACTGGATGCTGCTCGCGGTGCTCGCGCTGTTCGGCTTCTCGATGGCGACGCTCGACGTCGCGATGAACGCCGAAGCCAGTGCGGTCGAACTGGCGCTCGGCCGGCCGATCATGTCGTCGCTGCACGGGATGTTCAGCATCGGCGGGATGTCGGGGGCGGCGGCCGGCGGTGCGCTGCTGTCGGCCGGCATGGCGCCGGCCGCGCACCTGGCGCTCGCGGCGGCCGTCAGCGCCGCGGTGCTCGTCGCCGCGAGCCCGGCCGTGCTGCCGCACGTGCCGCATCACGAACACGCGCACGGCAGCGGCAACCGCTGGCGCTCGCCCGCGCTGTGGATGCTCGGCGGCATCGCGCTGGTCGCGCTGATCGCCGAAGGCGCGATGTACGACTGGGCGACCGTCTACATGCGCGACGTCGTCGCGGCCAGCCCCGCGGCCGCAAGCGCCGCCTATGCGGCATTCTCGGGCGGGATGGCGGTCGCGCGCTTCGCGGGCGACGCCGTGCGCGCGCGCTTCGGCGCGCCGCAGCTGGTGTTCGCGAGCGCGTCGCTCGCCTGCGCCGGCATGGTCGGCGCGCTGCTGATGCCGCAGCCGGCCGTCGTGCTGACCGGCTTCACGCTGATGGGCATCGGCCTCGCGAACATGATGCCGGTGCTGTTCGCGGCCGCCGCGCGCGTGAAGGGCATCCACGCGGCGGAAGGGCTCGCGCACGTGGCCGGGCTCGCGTATTTCGGACTGCTGTTCGGTCCGGTCGTGATCGGCGCGGTCGCGCAGGCGGCGAACCTGACGCTCGGGCTGTCGGTCGTCGCGCTGTGCGCGGCGCTCGTCGCGGCCGTCGCGCCGCGCGTGCTCGCCCACCTGAAGATCTGA
- a CDS encoding HugZ family protein, giving the protein MNIDPALALHLLHRCALGTLSTHSRDPQGFPYPTVVPFAPDAGHRPVILVSALAEHTRNLAADPRAGFLVVDAPDGDVLNAERATLLGRFVPLGDDPHLAARYLRYEPDAARYLALGDFTFRALEVERLRYIGGFGRMGWVDGAALDALPPLAFDEERTLWDAYDASAARRDGLELLGVDRYGADWRCDGRRVRTPFDAPQTDVGALRERLLACARDVA; this is encoded by the coding sequence TTGAACATCGATCCCGCCCTCGCCCTGCACCTGCTGCACCGCTGCGCGCTCGGCACGCTGTCGACCCATTCGCGCGACCCGCAGGGCTTTCCGTACCCGACGGTCGTGCCGTTCGCGCCCGATGCCGGCCATCGGCCGGTGATTCTCGTGAGTGCGCTCGCCGAGCACACGCGCAATCTCGCCGCCGATCCGCGCGCGGGCTTCCTGGTCGTCGACGCGCCCGACGGCGACGTGCTGAATGCCGAGCGCGCGACGCTGCTCGGCCGCTTCGTGCCGCTCGGCGACGATCCGCACCTCGCCGCGCGCTACCTGCGCTACGAGCCGGATGCGGCGCGCTATCTCGCACTGGGCGATTTCACGTTCCGGGCGCTCGAGGTCGAACGGCTGCGCTATATCGGCGGCTTCGGCCGGATGGGCTGGGTCGACGGCGCCGCGCTCGACGCACTGCCGCCGCTCGCCTTCGACGAGGAACGGACGCTATGGGATGCGTACGACGCGAGCGCCGCGCGCCGCGACGGGCTCGAACTGCTCGGAGTCGACCGTTACGGCGCCGACTGGCGCTGCGACGGCCGGCGCGTGCGCACGCCGTTCGACGCGCCGCAAACCGATGTCGGCGCGCTGCGCGAGCGGCTGCTCGCGTGTGCGCGGGATGTGGCGTGA
- a CDS encoding H-NS family nucleoid-associated regulatory protein translates to MSSYKDLLAQREKLEKQIEEAKAREYAEVLNDVKQKIADYGFTPVELGLGRAKPGKVGRPRAGVAAKYRDPESGATWSGRGKPPRWIAGKNREEFAI, encoded by the coding sequence ATGTCTTCTTACAAGGACCTGCTGGCCCAGCGGGAGAAGCTGGAGAAGCAAATCGAAGAAGCGAAGGCGCGTGAATACGCCGAAGTGCTGAATGACGTGAAGCAGAAAATCGCCGACTACGGCTTTACGCCGGTCGAACTCGGCCTTGGCCGCGCGAAGCCGGGCAAGGTCGGCCGTCCGCGCGCAGGCGTGGCAGCGAAGTACCGCGACCCCGAGTCGGGCGCGACGTGGTCGGGCCGCGGCAAGCCGCCGCGCTGGATCGCCGGCAAGAATCGCGAAGAGTTTGCGATTTAA
- a CDS encoding cation diffusion facilitator family transporter, giving the protein MSTFTGDAQSADKHAVARKSTLVSIVLNVVLATFQIAVGVIAHSQALIADGVHSISDLVSDFVVLVANRHSGALPDADHNYGHSRYETVASMFLGAILIAVGIGMLWRAGERLVHLEDIPPVHFSALLVAVTVLVSKEALFRYMLREARRVRSAMLVANAWHARSDAASSLVVAIGIIGSLAGFTLLDPIAAAIVGFMVARMGWTFGYDALQDLSDRALDTADTTEIRALLAATPGVRDVHDLRTRKMGDAALVDAHILVDPMISVSEGHYIAETARARVLSDPRVLDALIHVDPENDAARRPALALPPRGEIATRIEAALAQRGLRASAINLHYLSTGLEIDVTLAADSDDDAALAGRLDVDALKRQFGARRIGFTRALTA; this is encoded by the coding sequence ATGTCCACGTTTACCGGCGACGCGCAAAGCGCAGATAAGCACGCGGTCGCACGCAAGAGCACCCTCGTCAGTATCGTGCTGAATGTCGTACTTGCGACATTTCAGATTGCCGTCGGCGTGATTGCGCATTCGCAGGCATTGATTGCTGACGGTGTGCATTCGATTTCGGATTTGGTGTCCGATTTTGTCGTGCTGGTTGCGAATCGGCATAGCGGCGCATTGCCGGACGCCGACCATAATTACGGCCACTCCCGCTACGAGACCGTCGCGTCGATGTTCCTCGGCGCGATCCTGATCGCGGTCGGCATCGGCATGCTGTGGCGGGCCGGCGAGCGCCTCGTGCATCTGGAAGACATTCCGCCCGTGCATTTTTCGGCGCTGCTTGTCGCGGTCACGGTGCTCGTGTCGAAGGAGGCGCTGTTCCGCTACATGCTGCGCGAGGCGCGGCGCGTGCGTTCGGCGATGCTCGTCGCGAACGCATGGCATGCGCGTTCGGATGCCGCGTCGTCGCTCGTGGTCGCGATCGGCATCATCGGCAGCCTCGCGGGCTTCACGCTGCTCGACCCGATCGCGGCCGCGATCGTCGGCTTCATGGTCGCGCGCATGGGCTGGACGTTCGGCTATGACGCGCTGCAGGACCTGTCCGATCGCGCGCTCGATACGGCCGACACCACCGAGATCCGCGCGCTGCTCGCGGCGACGCCCGGCGTGCGCGACGTGCACGACCTGCGCACGCGCAAGATGGGCGACGCCGCGCTCGTCGACGCGCACATCCTCGTCGATCCGATGATCTCGGTATCGGAAGGGCACTACATCGCGGAAACCGCGCGTGCGCGCGTGCTGTCGGACCCGCGCGTGCTCGACGCGCTGATCCACGTCGATCCCGAGAACGATGCGGCGCGCCGTCCCGCGCTCGCGCTGCCGCCGCGCGGCGAAATCGCGACGCGCATCGAGGCCGCGCTCGCGCAGCGCGGGCTGCGCGCGAGCGCGATCAACCTGCATTACCTGAGCACGGGGCTCGAGATCGACGTGACGCTCGCGGCCGATTCGGACGACGACGCGGCGCTGGCCGGCCGGCTCGACGTCGACGCGCTGAAGCGCCAGTTCGGTGCGCGCCGGATCGGCTTCACGCGCGCGCTGACGGCGTGA